Proteins from a single region of Bacteroidales bacterium:
- a CDS encoding UvrD-helicase domain-containing protein, which produces MKNLLDDLNEVQKETVINYTGPAMVIAGAGSGKTRVLTYRVAYMLQKGIDPFNILALTFTNKAAREMKERIYNLVGSTEAKSVWMGTFHAIFARVLRVDGHHLGYPSNFTIYDTDDSKSLVRSILKDLSLDPKVYPTGYVLGRISSAKSNLISAEDYNANHELMSQDKMSAKPFIGNIYSMYTARCRRALAMDFDDLLFNMNVLLRDFPDVLLKYQKKFQYILVDEYQDTNYAQYLIVKKLAARHENICVVGDDAQSIYAFRGANIQNILNFEKDYPDLKTYKLEQNYRSTQHIVNAANSVIAHNKEQIFKKIWTQNEEGVKLKLHRTSSDTEEGQLVAQNVFEIKMNNQLPNSEFAVLYRTNAQSRSIEEALRKLNIPYRIYGGLSFYKRKEIKDLIAYFRVVVNAADDEAIKRVINYPARGIGATTLDRLTVTADKMGKTLWEVLANASDYDLKINQGILTRIGNFTTMIERFRVEQKVRNAYELARDIAQSSGIMTNLNEDKTPEGISRIENIEELLNGIRDFSESGEQLEIGGEGTIRSLDKYLQDISLLTDADQDDNDPDKVALMTIHSAKGLEFPYVFLVGMEENLFPSIQSITSRADLEEERRLFYVAITRARKQAILSYAENRYRWGNLTSCEPSRFLEEIDESCIDLLRKPAHRSSSFGTGFPKQSTFASSRLQTNTTKKTDAQTRMEPFDSSPVEDIQAGMQVMHAQFGQGKVLSVEGTGGNQKAVVFFAAIGQKNLLLKFARLKIVE; this is translated from the coding sequence GTGAAAAACCTGCTTGACGACCTCAACGAAGTACAAAAAGAAACTGTTATTAACTATACTGGCCCGGCGATGGTGATTGCCGGCGCAGGCTCCGGTAAAACGCGCGTGCTAACTTATCGTGTGGCCTACATGCTGCAGAAAGGCATCGACCCGTTCAACATACTGGCGCTTACCTTTACCAATAAAGCAGCACGCGAGATGAAGGAACGTATCTATAATCTGGTTGGCTCTACCGAGGCCAAAAGCGTGTGGATGGGAACGTTTCATGCTATCTTCGCCCGTGTACTTCGCGTGGATGGCCACCATCTGGGCTACCCTTCCAACTTCACCATTTACGACACCGACGACTCCAAAAGCCTTGTTCGCTCCATACTGAAAGACCTCAGTCTCGATCCCAAGGTTTATCCGACTGGCTATGTTCTGGGGCGCATTTCGTCGGCAAAATCAAACCTGATCTCTGCCGAAGATTACAACGCCAACCATGAGCTGATGAGTCAGGATAAAATGTCGGCCAAGCCTTTTATCGGTAACATCTATTCGATGTATACTGCCCGTTGTCGTCGTGCCCTGGCCATGGACTTCGACGATCTGCTCTTTAATATGAACGTGCTGTTGCGCGACTTCCCCGATGTGCTGCTGAAATACCAGAAGAAGTTCCAGTACATCCTTGTGGATGAATATCAGGATACCAACTACGCCCAGTATCTGATTGTGAAAAAACTGGCTGCGCGCCACGAAAACATCTGTGTGGTAGGCGACGACGCCCAAAGTATTTATGCTTTCCGGGGCGCCAACATCCAGAATATCCTCAATTTTGAAAAGGATTACCCCGACCTTAAAACTTACAAGCTCGAACAGAATTATCGCTCTACGCAACACATCGTAAATGCTGCCAACAGTGTGATAGCTCATAACAAGGAGCAGATTTTTAAAAAAATATGGACGCAAAACGAAGAAGGCGTCAAGCTTAAACTGCACCGCACTTCCTCCGATACTGAGGAGGGGCAGTTGGTGGCGCAAAATGTATTTGAGATAAAGATGAACAACCAGTTGCCCAACAGCGAGTTTGCCGTTCTTTATCGCACCAATGCGCAGAGCCGCTCTATTGAGGAGGCATTGCGCAAGCTTAATATTCCGTATCGCATTTATGGCGGCCTTTCTTTTTACAAACGCAAAGAGATCAAAGACCTAATCGCCTATTTTCGGGTGGTGGTGAACGCTGCCGACGATGAGGCCATCAAACGCGTCATCAATTATCCGGCACGGGGCATCGGCGCTACCACGCTCGACCGCCTTACGGTGACAGCCGACAAAATGGGCAAAACGCTTTGGGAGGTACTTGCTAATGCAAGCGATTATGATCTGAAAATAAATCAGGGCATCCTCACGCGCATTGGGAATTTTACCACCATGATCGAACGTTTCCGCGTGGAGCAAAAGGTGCGCAATGCTTACGAATTGGCGCGCGATATTGCCCAGTCATCGGGCATTATGACCAACCTCAACGAAGACAAAACCCCCGAAGGTATCAGCCGCATCGAAAACATCGAAGAGTTGCTCAACGGCATCAGGGATTTTTCGGAAAGTGGCGAGCAGTTGGAGATAGGAGGGGAGGGGACCATCCGCTCGCTCGACAAATACCTGCAGGACATTTCCCTGCTCACCGATGCCGACCAGGACGACAACGATCCCGACAAGGTTGCGTTGATGACCATCCATAGTGCCAAAGGGCTGGAGTTTCCGTACGTATTTTTGGTGGGAATGGAGGAAAATCTTTTTCCTTCCATACAATCCATCACTTCGCGTGCTGACCTGGAGGAAGAGCGCCGTCTGTTTTATGTGGCCATCACCCGCGCCCGCAAGCAAGCCATTCTCTCTTATGCAGAAAATCGGTACCGTTGGGGCAACCTCACCAGTTGCGAACCCAGTCGTTTCCTGGAAGAGATCGACGAGAGCTGCATCGACCTGCTCCGAAAGCCGGCGCATCGCAGCAGCTCCTTTGGCACCGGTTTCCCTAAACAGTCAACTTTTGCTAGCAGCCGTCTGCAAACCAATACCACCAAAAAGACTGATGCCCAGACGCGCATGGAACCTTTCGATAGCTCACCGGTTGAAGATATTCAGGCAGGCATGCAGGTGATGCATGCTCAGTTTGGCCAGGGGAAAGTACTCAGCGTCGAAGGGACAGGCGGCAACCAAAAAGCTGTGGTGTTTTTCGCCGCTATTGGCCAAAAGAATTTACTACTAAAATTCGCCAGGTTGAAGATTGTGGAGTAG
- the typA gene encoding translational GTPase TypA yields the protein MYDIRNIAIIAHVDHGKTTLVDRILHQANLFRENQEMGELILDSNDLERERGITILSKNVSVRYKDVKINIIDTPGHADFGGEVERVLNMADGVLLVVDAFEGPMPQTRFVLEKAIKLGLKPIVVINKVDKPNCNPEEVHEAVFDLMFSLDATEDQLNFPEVYGSSKQGWMSQDYNKPTTDISYLLDMILEHIPASEVHKGTLQMQISSLDYSSYLGRIAVGRITRGAIKMGQQVSVVKRDGTVGKSVIKELYRFEGLGKEKVKTALEAGEICAVLGIENFDIGDTIADFEVPEALTPISVDEPTMSMLFTINNSPFFGREGIYVTSRHLRERLYKEVEKNLAMRIAETNSPEKLLVYGRGILHLSILVETMRREGYEFQLGQPQVLIKEIDGVKHEPVESLTVHVLEAFAGKVIEIVTHRKGEINNIENRYDRTALEFTIPSRGLIGLTNNVLTATEGEAVIAHRFKAYEPWKGEIVNRRNGSLIAMETGMAIAYSIDKLQDRGRFFVEPNQEIYVGQVIGENTRQDDIVVNVTRTKKMSNMRASGSDDKSVIIPAIRHSLEEAMEYIKEDEYVEVTPKSIRIRKIILDEIERKRKKRSDDSLNQ from the coding sequence ATGTACGACATTCGAAATATTGCCATCATCGCCCACGTCGATCATGGCAAAACTACTCTCGTGGATCGCATTCTACACCAGGCAAACCTCTTTCGTGAAAACCAGGAGATGGGAGAGCTCATCCTCGACTCTAACGATCTGGAGCGCGAGCGCGGCATTACTATCCTATCTAAGAATGTATCGGTACGTTACAAGGATGTTAAGATCAACATCATCGACACGCCCGGCCACGCCGACTTTGGTGGCGAGGTGGAGCGTGTGCTCAACATGGCCGACGGGGTGTTGCTGGTGGTGGATGCTTTTGAAGGACCAATGCCACAAACGCGTTTTGTGTTGGAGAAGGCGATCAAGCTGGGACTGAAACCCATCGTAGTGATTAATAAAGTAGATAAACCCAATTGCAATCCGGAGGAGGTGCACGAAGCTGTCTTTGATCTGATGTTTAGCCTTGATGCTACTGAAGATCAGTTGAACTTTCCGGAGGTTTATGGTTCGTCAAAACAAGGCTGGATGAGCCAGGATTATAATAAGCCCACCACCGATATCAGCTACCTGCTCGATATGATCCTGGAGCACATTCCGGCATCGGAAGTGCATAAGGGAACACTGCAGATGCAGATCAGTTCGCTGGATTATTCGTCATATCTGGGACGTATCGCTGTGGGGCGCATCACCCGTGGAGCAATTAAAATGGGGCAGCAGGTATCGGTTGTGAAACGCGATGGTACGGTCGGCAAATCGGTGATAAAAGAGCTGTATCGCTTCGAAGGATTGGGTAAGGAAAAGGTGAAGACAGCGCTGGAGGCCGGTGAGATTTGTGCCGTGCTGGGCATCGAGAATTTCGACATCGGCGACACCATTGCCGACTTTGAAGTTCCCGAAGCGCTTACTCCTATCTCTGTGGACGAGCCTACCATGAGTATGTTGTTTACCATCAACAACTCGCCCTTTTTTGGCCGCGAAGGAATCTATGTCACCTCGCGTCATCTGCGTGAAAGGCTTTACAAAGAAGTTGAAAAAAACCTGGCCATGCGCATTGCAGAAACCAATTCGCCGGAGAAACTTCTGGTGTATGGCCGTGGCATCCTGCATCTTTCCATCCTGGTCGAAACCATGCGACGCGAAGGCTATGAGTTTCAACTTGGCCAGCCGCAGGTACTTATCAAAGAAATTGATGGTGTTAAACATGAACCTGTCGAATCGCTGACGGTACATGTGCTGGAGGCTTTTGCTGGAAAGGTGATCGAGATTGTTACGCACCGCAAAGGAGAGATCAACAACATCGAGAATCGTTACGACCGCACAGCTCTGGAGTTCACCATCCCGTCTCGCGGACTCATTGGCTTGACCAACAATGTGCTCACAGCCACAGAAGGCGAAGCGGTAATCGCGCATCGTTTTAAGGCTTACGAACCCTGGAAAGGGGAAATCGTCAACCGCCGCAACGGGTCGCTTATCGCAATGGAAACGGGTATGGCCATCGCATACTCAATAGACAAGTTGCAGGATCGGGGGAGATTTTTTGTAGAGCCTAACCAGGAAATTTATGTCGGGCAGGTGATTGGCGAAAATACCCGCCAGGACGACATTGTCGTAAACGTTACGCGCACCAAGAAGATGTCTAACATGCGTGCTTCGGGTTCCGACGACAAATCCGTAATCATCCCGGCCATCAGACACTCGCTCGAAGAAGCCATGGAATATATCAAAGAAGACGAATATGTGGAGGTAACGCCCAAGTCGATACGCATCCGAAAGATCATTCTCGACGAAATTGAGCGTAAGCGCAAGAAGCGTTCGGATGACTCGCTGAATCAATAA